The DNA sequence TTTTCTCATCCAGAGTCGCTTCCTGcaaaacctgcacaaatgagttagtcgtATAAACACCTTCCTTGTCGAATTTCCACACCACTCTATCTTGCACTTCTGCTATCAGCCTAACAGATTGCAAGTCATGCAGCAACTGATCTAAAGTCTCTGATTCCCACTGGCGGAGCTCCCGCCTCCACTGAAAATGCCAAATCCACTCTATCCCATCTCAGAACCCACAAATCCCAATTGATTATCCTTTTTGGTTCGAAATCAAGAAGAGTCTCGGATAATAGTCTTTCAACTTTCCTATTTGTAGCCACGTATCCTCTCAAAATCTGGTAGTCCTGCCATCCCCTACCTCAATAGCGAGGTCATCGATCATCTTCTGCCTTACTTGTTGCTCCTTTATTTGTAGATGACATATATCGCTCCATGGACCCCCTCTCACCGGCAAAGTCTGAGTTGATAGCAACTGATTTGAGTTCAATCTATTACAAGAACACACAATCTTCTTCCACAACGGACAGTCCTCCTTCGAGAAAcgccaccaccatttaaacagtAAAGCAGTGTTGTGAACCACTACATCACCCACGCCCAGCCCTCCTAACTTCTTTGGTGCCTGGATCATCTCCCACTTCACAAGAGTCATGCCAGGTTAAAACAAGTGCACTGAGGAATACTGGTAcaccagttgttttaaccgttgatttcaattaatatatattatatatattttttataatttagatcaacgATTAAAACAATTGGAGCACCGATATTCTCggtgcacttgaaatgtttcctaaagttaatataaatattataagtcAAAATTGGAAAACAACCAATAACTGCACATTTGCGTATTTAGCTGACTTTTAATACACATACATGTATCGCATATCGCATGCTTTGACATTCGCACGCACTTAGTTTACTTTTTATATAACATGCCTGAATGGGtcatgttaataataataaatatatgtcAATTAGTTATAGTGTAAATAGCATAGTCTCCTTATGTTGATTTAAAAGGTTACGGATTCAAATctctttataaataataataataataataataataataataataataataataaatatattttccatTTAAATATTACTATTTATTTAGTAGTCACTACTGAATACTAATTGGTAGGATGAGCCTAATCCTCGAACACTACTTTAATGTGGCCGTCCTCCTTTTAAGAAAAGTTAAAACTAAAGTTATCTCTTAATATCTTATTGTTCAGTAAATAAGTTCCATTAACATTGAAAGTTCCATCATGTGTGATGATGAGTCGATCATCACAGCATCATATACCTATTATTTTATGAGGACTaatatgcatggttacattattaaAGTAAGTATTCTTACAAATAATTAAACGAGTAAttaagttaacaaaatatttgAAAGACTAATGTGTAAAATTGAAAAGTATTTCTAGATAGACAAATCGTATTTTTaccaaatatataaatatataatgtcttgttcTTTACAAaatttcatgccaattatcaAAGGTAACATATAAAGTGTCGAGAAAAAAGAATGTTTCattaaaattgattattgaaAATTTCTATTACTAATAAATGAAAGTAAAGTATTTGTAGCAAGTTTAAGTGTACAGTTGTTGATAGTTGACGCAGACGAAAGCAGCAATGACCAACCACATGGTTTTATttcttttggactttactattatattattatttaatatttaattacatGGTCCACAACTACTCCATCTACTTCCATTATTCTAAGCTTGATTGCAATAAGAGTAAGCATCACTTTACCTCTTCCATTGATTCTTTCACACGTTCATTAACCAGTCATTAATTAGTCACACAtactctctcacacacacacacacgtttCCTTCAGAACTCAGAGTCAGAGAGAGAGAATGTGTCCTTTGAGGGTGATTCTGATATTCTTATCCGCCACTCTTGCCGGCTTCTTCCTCCTCAGAAACATTAGATCTCAGCCTCCACAATTGGAcaatcatgatgatgatgatgatgatgattccaCACAAAATTCACACTCttctaactcttcttcttccaaggttagTTTCACTTCTAAACATTACTCTTCTATTTGTAGTTCCAATAATTTTGAGATGGCTAAAGTATATTGTCTCTAAAAAttggtaaaaaattttaaaatagtttagaaCTAATTCAGCAATAATGCTTGACAATTAGGAACAAataacaaaattttgtgtctgCCTTGCTTGAGTTAAAAATTGTCCTCGTGAAATTATTGCTAAATTGCTTCTAAACTTCTTAAAAATTTAGGTGCGGTGATACATTTGATATAAATCGCAAATttttaagacaaaattaaaacaaattaaaatttagggCTATGAACAAAAGATGTACTTTGCCCTTTTGAGATTAATTGTTACAACGTTTTGTTTGTTATTATCAGATTGGAAGTGCTATAAATTCAGGGTTCTGGACTTTGGTTGACATGGCTAGTGGCCGTTACCTTTGGAGGCACAGGCACTTGGTCTCTTCAACTCAATCCTCCTGATGCCTCTTATGTTCTTCACCTTCATTTGGATTTGTATGTAATAGGGTTCTGCTCTAAATTGGTCCTTATTGTTAACAATTTCATATCAAGTTGTATACGCTATATGAATGGTCTGATTTGATGCCTTAATCATATTCAATGAAATTGTTTCCAGTAAATTGGTTAAGAAATTAAGTTATGGTGTGTTTGTGAGTTGaaattttgaagaagaatggagacAAGAAAAGTGCTCAATTTAAAGAGTAAAGTTATACAATACTCAGCATTACTGTTTTATAAATAGACAAGAAAAGTGTTCAATTTGATTGGTTTGTGAAAGGTGTGATATTGAATTATATAGTCTAAATCATATTGAATATGAATAGGGTTTAAGATTTTAGTGTGGCTTGTGATGGTAAATTaggtatttattatttttgttcatgATGGTACTGTAGCAGTGCAGAGTTGGGGGAAAACAACTTGGTTTTCCAAACATAACTTTCAAATGAGATATTGATAAGCAAAGCATGTAAAGAACTAAAGATCATCATCAAAAACTTGGTCAAATTGTTTTTGATAAATGACAATTTTTTTTCCCGAATTAGAAGCAGGTACTAAAAATCTCTCTGGAATATAGTTTTCCTGTTAACTTGTTTCTTTCTATCTTTCGCATTAGCATTTTCTATATAAACCTTCACCAGGGAAATGGAATTTGAACCTATTTATCTCTGtaaaactgaaaataaactaGAGAAGCAATATTGTTACGGTGCTATCTTTGtgatatattttgaaaattttccatCGTTTTACATTTCCTTGATGATTGGTTCTATTTCTCATCAGTTGTGGCATGTATTTGTAATGAAATGTACATTTTACAAAGATTTTGATTTTAGCTTTTCGCTTTCTAGGAATGGCTTGGCGGTGAAAATGTAAAAAGGGAATGCAATGTGATCAAGAAAAGAGGAGGTTGTTTATATCAACTTTACTCTCATCATGATTGCATCAACTTTTATCTACTCTTCAGCTAATATATCATGTAAAACTTGCAAATGTTCCTAATCATATCACCATTCCTTACAAGTAGAAAAGTTGCTACAACTATTTTTGTTATAACACACTTCAAGAAAAACCTGGAATACAGTTTAGCAGTTATCTCTTACGTTTTCCATTTGAACATAAGTCCCGTGTTCAAGTAGCATTAAATCAGAGATATAGAGCCATAACCAAGAGCCCTTTAATCTGGAATTTTAGAATTGATTTCCATGAAGATCTATCTATTAATGACTTGCATCTGAAAGAGGCTTGAAATTGGAAAGAACACAATTAAGGTCagtaatttatataataatatttaatccCTTCTAAACAAACCTTGAATAAAATAACAGAAGATATCAGATAGCAAGACCGAGAAATATAACTCTTCCCAGACAGAATTCGAGACACATGAGAACAAGCAGCATGATATATTGAAAATTGAGAATCATTTTATGACTGAGTTCCTTGCTACAGGTAGAAGGCAGGTCTTAGTATAATGATGGAGTTATTGTATTATAGCCATGACCTCACTAGTTCAAACTTTGTACATATACTCTGCTCCTCGGATCCTATCAGGCAGGGGCCAAGGGTGAGAGCCTTGCACCCTTGGCCGCGGCCGCGCCTTCTTACTGCTCTTCGTTCTCATGTTTCAGTTGTGCCGACTGTTGTGATTGCTCTTGTTGATTTTCACCTTGCCAAACCCAAACAATGTCCTTAAGGGCAGGCCTTATATCCTTATCCATAATTTCTTGATATTCCATTGTGTCCCCATTGGATTTTTTCACTTCCACCAAATGGAAATATGGAGTAACCTCAAAGATCTCCGCATCCAGTGATAGATTCCCCTTCCTACCTTCTTTGAGTCCTTCTAATTTCAACAAACCAGCAGccttcttctttatcttcatcTTTAGCCGCTTCGCAATTTCTTCCAACCTCGATATGATGACGGGTGCCGGCTGTCTGGAAGTAAACCTTGCTTCCCTTTTCTGGAAACTGTCTTCAAAGAATCCATTAAGGTTGAAGCCAGAGGACAGGCTTATGATATCAAAGGCGTTTATACTTGTAGCAGCCGGCTCTTGATTTGATTCAGCCACTGCATTATCACCTTCATTGTTTTGATCAGCACAATTTGTGATGGACTTGTTTTCGACTTCAAGCTTTTTCTGTCTAGCATTTGGCCCTTTCCTAAACCAAGATGACTCCCTGATCTTAGCTATGGTAGCCCTATTTTCTGGATCTGGATCCAACATCTTGCACAATAGCCGCCGGACATTGTTCGGGAACCAACTCGGACAAATGAATTCGCCTTTGCTTATCTTTCTGTACATCTCGATCAAATTTGAATCATGAAAAGGGAGATACCCTGCCAACAGGACAAAGAGAACTACTCCACAAGACCAAATATCAGCTTTTATACCATCATAACCTTTCCTTCTAATGACTTCAGGGGCAACATAGGAAGGAGTTCCACAAGTTGTATGCAGCAATCCGTCCTTCCTTTTCGATTCGGCCAACGCACTCAACCCAAAATCCGACACCTTAAGATTCTCATTCTCATCCAACAGAAGATTCTCCGGCTTTATATCTCTATGGTATACACCTCGACTGTGACAAAAATCGACTGCATTCACTAGCTGCCTAAAATACTTGTAAGCAACTTCTTCTTTGAGCTTTCCTTTGGCCACAAGGTCAAAAAGCTCGCCACCTTTCGCATACTCCATAACAAAGTAAATCTTGCTCTTGGTGGCCATGATCTCAAGAAGCTGAATTATATACGGATGACGAACCAACCTCATAATAGTTACTTCCCTCTTAATCCGCTCGCATTGCCCGGTTCTAACAACTTTATCTTTGTCAATTACTTTGATGGCCACACTCTGGTTAGTAATCGCGCTCCTTGCATAGTAAACCTTGCCAAAGGTTCCTTGGCCTAGTAGCCTTCCCAATTCATATCTTTGCAACAAGGTATTTGTAGTGCTATCCATTGGAGAACCTTGAATTTGAAGTATGCTAAATCCTCTGCCAGATAACAAATACTATATCCTTTGCTACTTCGAAGAGAATGCAAAATGTTTAAATAGAGAAAGAATCAAGATTCAACCGTCTTCGCACAAATCATGTACAAGCATAGCAGGCAATACCAAAAATTTTGCGTGCCAATTTTGCATCAATGAATAGTGAATCAGCAAATTCAGCAAGAGCAAAGACAGAACCTTCTGGATCTCAGAGTTAGGGTTAGAAACAGAGAACATCTCTTAGCATTCCAACCAGTGTCTATATGCCATTCACAACTGAAAATTTTGTGAATTTGATTTTTTCAATCTGAAACACAAATCAGCATATATATTCAGAATTCAGAATCGCttatatttagtaaaatttgAATCAGAAAACGAAATTCAAAGAAGAATGTTCAAACGATAAATAATCATGGCAGAAAACAGTCAAAAAAGGTCAACAAAAtctacacacaaaaaaaaaaagactgaGCCCACCACAAAATCAACAATTCTTTTGATGGCTAATCAGCTTGAAAATCAGTATGAATcaatttttatggctaaatagtTTAAGACTTACATACTGAAATAAAGATCAATAATAAGGAGCAGTTTTCATTGCATGTTAAATCAATAAACTGAAGAGTCAGAAACTTGCACAATGAAGACACAAAAAGAGAatcaacatacatacataccttACGAATTGGGGATAGATATGAGCACAGGCAGATAGGCACTGGTTGGTGGTATTGAATAAGGTTTATGGCACCAACTCAGAGGAAGAGGCAAAGATATGATATAATATAGATAAAAGTTTGATGTATTAATGAATTAATGGACAAAAATGCTTAGTTCATAgttgatatgatatgataatgtATTTAACCGGGTTATTGGTTGGTATTTGGgcaaaaaatagaacaaaatcgAGTGTCTGGAAAGTGCAAGTGGGGCCCTCAGAGTGACACGTGTGAGGCTAATAAGGGTCCTGTGAAGATTGAAGAGAGAGCAGAGTGCAGGGCTGCTTCGTGAAGAGACCAGCTTTGTGGTGATCAGCTTGTGATGCGATGCGTCATAGTTGCCACGTGGCTTCGTTTTATGTTTCGTGTTTACTGTTTAGCTTTGCTGCTTTAGAGATGCATTAAACGTGACCATTTATGAGAAGAGGACAGAAATGTGCACTTCGCATGATGCAACGGGGTCAACAATGaatcctttcaatttttttaataattgaaaaaataatgtataaattttttaattattaattttataaataagataaaaataaaatatgaaaaagaaaataataaaaaattagaaattacattttatttcttaaatttttttaataattgagagaATCAATTTTTTAAAGAAGTGAAGTGAATTGAATCAGATCGAATATAACCAAATTTCGATCCGATTCGCACTAAAATTATTAGGTCAAATTGAATTCAATATCCGCAATTTTTACGTTTGGATCCGAATATATccgcaaaatatataaatattttaaaaagtttatttttatttaaaaatatcaataaaatactattttttctattcttttaaacatatttattcttaaaatattattaaacataattttcttaaataataccatatatatgataattattagttaaaataaaacataaaaataatatttatttatttatttatttatttatttatttatttatttattttagcgcATCCGCAGATATGTGGATCGAATATGACAGATACTTACAGAAAATTTGCAATCTGATCCAATAATCTTATGGATCGGATCAATATCCACATTTTTTGAATCAAATTCTAATAAATACCGCGAATATACGGATTGAATCCAATTCATGAACACTTCTGATACAATTAAACCTTCCTTCCTAATTTCCACCGTAACTAATCTTTTCTCATCATTTTAATATCTTCAaatctctttcctttctttttttttctcttattattttacgcacatttttttattttctaatatttcTTTTACGACGAAAaagagtaaataataaaaaaattaatataattaatttaaaatatttaaaagacgaatttaataaaaataattttaaaaaataatttaaaaaataaatatttttttaaaaataactttgactatttatttttaataaaaattttacataaatatttgtttaaccacattttaaaaacaattttattaTGAAAAGTCTACTAATTAAGTCGGTAGGAGTTAGTAAATTAGACTTATAAATAAAAAGACTATTACCATGAAATGAGAAATTGTCTATGGTGgagaaaatatattaaaaaacttaaaagactaatttaaaatattccaTGATTGTTATTCATTCCTTATCCAattattataatttgttttaatgGTTCAtgaaaatatcaaattaaaattataccCCAATTCTAAATGTTACACTAAtgattcttcttcatcttttgaatttatttttttcatctttcATGACCATTTTCTCATGTGCTCACCAACAATAGTGGATACCACTCAAACTTTAtgctatgaaaaataaataaattcaaatatgTAAATATATGTATGTTGcattataatttataagttataaGTTACAACACATTtgtgttttttttcattttttttaataattttcaaaaattgcttaATAAAATTGgattattattatcaaataaagaaTCTATAAATTCAAATGAggaaatttcatattttaaattaaaaatttgagatttattcaattcaaaatctcttAATTCAGAACCACAATTGCATGTTGACCTTTTAACTTATTTGCTCTCCACCTAAGgtaaaagaaggagaaagagagaatGGCGCTGACGAaggaataactaaaaaaaaaagagaaaaaaaaattatttttagccgACTCAGGAAAAAGACAGGACAATTCGTCAGCGAAAATGGAATCGGAGTCTACGACGGCAATAGAGGAATTGGAGGTGTCGTTTTCTGTACGATCCAATAGAGAACTTCTCAAGGTGCTGTCCTTTTTTTTGGTGGAAtttgaaaaagtcaaagaagtcGTCGATAAAGAAATCTTTGCTAACAGCACCGCCATCGTTAATGACGTTGAAGCACAGTCGCCAAGTGCAAGTGGTGGCTAATTGGTTCTTATGATAAAACTCCATGTTTATGAGAGAGCCCAGAAATAATTGCCTATTTCATTATAAATTCTGGTCCTTTACGGATCAAAATATTCTTTCACCTTAGAAAGCTCCATGAATTAATATTAAACTTAGTTCAACTTTAGAATTTCTTCCCCtcactctgaagaaaaaattttaacattgGTGCTTTTATTAATAGTCTTTCATATGGAAACAACTCAATTCCATTGAGAATTTCTAT is a window from the Arachis hypogaea cultivar Tifrunner chromosome 17, arahy.Tifrunner.gnm2.J5K5, whole genome shotgun sequence genome containing:
- the LOC112764425 gene encoding uncharacterized protein, with the translated sequence MCPLRVILIFLSATLAGFFLLRNIRSQPPQLDNHDDDDDDDSTQNSHSSNSSSSKIGSAINSGFWTLVDMASGRYLWRHRHLVSSTQSS
- the LOC112764424 gene encoding CBL-interacting serine/threonine-protein kinase 10; this translates as MDSTTNTLLQRYELGRLLGQGTFGKVYYARSAITNQSVAIKVIDKDKVVRTGQCERIKREVTIMRLVRHPYIIQLLEIMATKSKIYFVMEYAKGGELFDLVAKGKLKEEVAYKYFRQLVNAVDFCHSRGVYHRDIKPENLLLDENENLKVSDFGLSALAESKRKDGLLHTTCGTPSYVAPEVIRRKGYDGIKADIWSCGVVLFVLLAGYLPFHDSNLIEMYRKISKGEFICPSWFPNNVRRLLCKMLDPDPENRATIAKIRESSWFRKGPNARQKKLEVENKSITNCADQNNEGDNAVAESNQEPAATSINAFDIISLSSGFNLNGFFEDSFQKREARFTSRQPAPVIISRLEEIAKRLKMKIKKKAAGLLKLEGLKEGRKGNLSLDAEIFEVTPYFHLVEVKKSNGDTMEYQEIMDKDIRPALKDIVWVWQGENQQEQSQQSAQLKHENEEQ